GCTACCCTCTTTGGGTCCGAAGGTGCATTTGGGGCTTCTTGCAGCTCGTCATTAAGCTTTGGATCTTCTCCAGCTTTTGGGCCATCAGAATCTGCATTTAGGAGCTACCAGTGTGGATCGGGATCTTATGGAGCTCATGTCGGTGAgatattcaatattttcttgttttgtggagAACTAGTTTTTTGTGTACTTGCCTTTAGGGAGAAAAATGGGTAAAAACCGTCTTATCAACAGTTCCACTCTCCATACTTGTTGGTTGCTAAGTTTAATGGTAAGTTCCCTCTTTTTCACGATTGGTAATGCGTGGTCTCATGTAGCTACACCAACAGTTGGCGGGACCGAGTTTGGAAACTCATCCTCCGGAGGTCAGCCTAGGGGAAGTCGTGTGGCTCCTTTCACCCCGATCGAGGAAGAGACTGGAGAAAGGCTGCCTTCCAAGCTCCAATCAATTTGTGGTATGCCTGTCTACGAATGTAGAAGCCAAGAGGAACTTAGATGGGAGGATCACCAAGTGGGGGACAAAGGTACCCGAAATGATTATGTACTACAATGGCTCTTGCCACCTCCTAAGTTAATTTGTGTAATCATCGTTTTACCAGGAACCTACGAAATTGATTTTGACCAGTTACTTTGTGTCATTCTCGAGTGGACCAAATCACGCTGGTCAGGCCGGTGCTAGTGTTGGCCCCGGTGCATCTTTTGCCATTCCTCGGCCTACTTTTAGTCGatcatctcctttttcttcgACTACGACTTCCGATGCATTTTCTTCCGCCCCCGCTTCCAGTGGGTCCCGTAAACGTACGAAATTGATATTAACGAATTACTTTCTGTCATTCTCGGTTGGACCAAATCATGTTGATCATTCCGGTGTTAGCGTTGGCCCCGGTGCATCTTTTGCCATTCCTTGGCCTACTTTTGGTCAgtcatctcctttttcttcttcatttaccGTCGTTGTTAGATCACCAGCTTTTGCAATTGAAGCTAGCGCACTGCTATCCATGTTTTCTTACCTCGGTGGGACATTCGTTTGATTTGAATGCATCGGTTTTGTTTCGATGCTGTGTGTTCAAATACTTCACTATTCAACTTTAAGAAAGTAATAATTACAAGGTAAGAATGTTTAGTATGGGTATTCCTACAGCAAAATTATGTGCTGCATCATGATCAATAAATTATGATCAATAATTTACGGGCATTAGAATTCTTTTGTGAACTATGCTGTCCATGCCAGAAACTTTAGAAGTATGCATATGCTGTTTTATGTACTAAGAATCtatctttctcctcttcttaaTCCCAAAAGGATCTTCTCCTTTTGGTTTCACTCCGGCTCAAACAAGTACTTCTGGCACCGCAAGTCATCCATCACCGCCTACATTTGGGAGCagtattttttgttcttctatGCCATGGGGTGCACGAAGTCAACCAAGATTTAGAGCTAGTTCTGATCCAGGCTCGGGTTCGACCACCCCCGCCTTTGGTTCAACCCCGACGGCTGCATTTGCATTTGGTGCACCAAGTTCTCCCATCTTTGGGTCCGGTTTGACCACCCCCGCCTTTGGTTCATCTTCGACCACCCCTAACTTTGGTTCAACCCCGACAACCGCATTTGCATTTGGTGCACCAAGTTCTCCTATCTTTGGGTCCGGGTTCGACCACCCCTGCCTTTGGTTCGACTTCAACCACCCCCGCCTTTGGTTCAACTTCGACCACCCTCGCCTTTGGTTCAACTTCAACCACCCCCGCCTTTGGTTCAACCCCGACGGCCGCATTTGCATTTGGTGCACCAAGTTCTCCCATCTTTGGGTCCGGTTCAACGACCCCCGCCTTTGGTTCAACTTCAACCACCCTTGCCTTTGGTTCAACCCCGACGGCTGCATTTGCATTTGGTGCACCAAGTTCTCCCATCTTTGGGTCCGGTTCGACCACCCCCGCCTTTGGTTCAACTTCGACCACCCCTAACTTTGGTTCAACCCCGACAACCGCATTTGCATTTGGTGCACCAAGTTCTCCCATCTTTGGGTCCGGTTCGACAACCCCCGCCTTTGGTTCGACCCCGACCGCTGCATTTGATGCAACAAGTTCTACCCTCTTTGGGTCCGGTGGTGCATTTGGGGCTTCTTGCAGCTCGTCATTCAGCATCGGATCTTCTCCAGCTTTTGGGCCATCAGAAACTGCATTTAGGAGCTACCAGTGTGGATCGGGATCTTATGGAGCTCATATCGGTGTgatattcaatattttcttgttttgtggagAACTAGTTTTTTGTGTACTTGCCTTTGGGGAGAAAAATGGGTAAAAACCGTCTTATCAACAGTTCCACTCTCCATACTTATTGGTTGCTAAGTTTAATGGTAAGTTCCCCCTTTTTCACGATTGGTAATGCAGGTTCTGATGCAGCTACACCAACGGTTAGCGGGACCGAGTTTGGAAACTCATCCTCTAGAGGTCAGCCTAGGGGAAGTCGTGTGGCTCCTTTCACTCCGACTCGGGAAGAGAACGGAGAATGGCTGTCTTCCAAGCTCCAGTCAATTTGCGGTATGCCTGTCTACGAATGTGAAAGCCATGAGGAAGTTAGATGGGAGGATTACCGGCGGGGGGACAAAGGTACCCGAAATGATTTTGCTACAATGGCTCTTGCCACCTCCTAAGATAATTTGTGTAATCATCGTTTTATCGGGAACCTACGAAATTGATTTTGACCGGTTACTTTGTGTCATTCTCGGGTGGACCAAATCACGCCGGTCAGTCTGGTGCTAGTGTTGGCCCCGGTGCATCGTTTGCCATTCCTCGGCCTACTTTTAGTCAgtcatctcctttttcttcgACTACGGCTTCCGATGCATTTTCTTCTGGCCCCGCTTCCGGTGGGTCCGTTTGGAGCTTAGTCCCAAGTAGTCCATCGCCGGTTCTCTCTACTAATGGAGACGTAATCAGTCAAACAAATGTAAGTCCTCATGAAATCATCTTCACCGAAACCGGTTCCTCGGTCCAATATGGAATTTCTAGCATGCCGGTAAGACTGTCTGTCCAATTCTTTATATGATGTCCTTGCTTTCCCTTGTTGCAAACTAAAGACAAACCGCTTTTTCCAAGTGGAATCTTTCCGatacaaattaaaatgtttcaTGCAATGCTTTTTGTAGTTCTTCATCGGTCTTTTCgccaaaggttttttttttttttttttatggtgaaaAGCTATTGACTTTTGTAACTTCTTTTAGTTCGCAGATAAACCATCTCCCGTATCCGAATTCTCAAATATCAATAATATGTAATAGGTAGCAAGTTTTGTTTTCTCATGTGTTAGTTTTTTGAGTTGGAAGGTGCTTCTGGACTAGAAAGGTGAGAGGCACACTAGTGTAATCTATTGGTTCAAATGTTTGTCGTTTAGACAGACCCAAGAGTAGTCCATGATATCGAAAGCATTCGCCAAATCTTTCCAAAGATAAACCATTGCGGGTATTCCATTACACAAATGCAAGTTGGTCCCGCTATGAACCGAATTCGCATGAAGTTGTTGAAGAAATAAACCCAGGAGTTACTTCCTTTCACAGTGATCTATGTATCCCTGGCTCTAGCGAATAACTAGATTCGGTACAAACTCCACAACATAATTTATCGAGCAACGCGACTTATTTACAATGTCTTACACCGCAACATATCGGATGGCTATCCAATACCGAGTAATCGCTCACTACCTCTTTTCTCCATCCGCCTCTCTCGTATAGGAGGTGCCTGTTTTGCCCGACAAATCCCAAGAACATGGCATTTGGTTGCGGCCACATGGTGAAGCTTCTTGAAAGTGCTCTTCGCTGTTGTTAACCACAGCTCTCCTTCCTAGGGTTAATGATACGATTAACATGATCAATTGCGGACTTGCAGAGAATGCGCACAAAAATTGTCCATTTGTCCCATATGTTGCCAGCCAATCACCATCGGGCTCGGAGTGTACACGTGATTACTCCTCCAGGATGAAAAAACACACCGGCTGCACTTCGGATTCTGTTATAAAACCCCACTTACTTGATTGTTGTTACGGGTTCCATTTTCCTATGATGGAGACAATACTCTTAGCTGTAAAATATGgttttgaccaagtcaaagagaaaagcaaaaaggacaaaaaagaagaagaaaagggttgaaaagtcaaagaagaagagggactcatattataaaaaaacaaaggagggGCAGCAACGGGAAGAGAGAAAACACTcggcagagaagaagaagaagaagaagaagaagaggaagaaagagatggCATACACGAATCAGATGCCTCGTCAAGACGATTCAACTTCGATTCACAAAGTTCGGTAAGTGCTCGCTCTCCTCGTTCGTATAATCGGAATGGTTTTCGTTTTTAgggctcaaattcggatttATGGGAAAATTGAGCTGCGAAGTCATATTTTGGAGTCGTTAAATTGATATTCTTTAGGGGAACAATAGTTTAGGGTGTTGTGGAGTTGTGGGACTTTATAGAACTCGATTTGGACTTATGGTTTGTCCGAAACAAACTTGGAAGTTTGACGTGTGCAGTGAACGGTGCGCAACCAGGACATGTTATGCCCGTTCTTGCCGATTTTCAGATAGATTCTAGACAAGCTGTGTTGGGGGGTTTTGTTATACattaaaagagctttctttggaCTATAAGTTCGTTAAATTGAAGCTCGGAGGAGGGAGTTATGGTCCGTTTAAGTTTAATGCGCAAGCTGCGTGTAGCGGACAACATGCATGTCCGTCATGAGTGAGCCTTTTGTTGGTGCGTAGGTGTCGTCTTAGTGACAAATAAGCTTTTTTTCAGTCAATTCATGCTTTAGAGTAGCATATTACTTAGTTTTTTATACTATTTTTCATATATCTGATAGGAACACGAGTGTGTCAGCTCGAGTAACAATCCTAAGTTAGTTTCTGGCTTTTCCAGGTGAGTGGTGttatctcttctttgaatttgtaaatacatattctgaaaaataaaaagtatgagATGTATTATGTGAAAAGTGTGATTTCGGTAAAAGGTAAACGTGATGTTTATAGCATATTTGATGTATAACTTCGGATCGGGCATTTGCTACCTTAATTGTTATTTGAAATGGTTTAAAAAGTTCGTATGAAAGCCATTACGAAAGGTTATTTGTACTAATTTGTGAATGATTTTACGAATGTGCTATGAAAGGTATGGTGAAAGTTATTTTCATTATATACTTGTATATATACATGTGAATTAAGTTGCGAACTAGCTTGTGGAATGAGTTTCGAAAATGATTTGAGAGGTGCTTTACAAAAGTATTTCTAGCGGTGAGTTTTTGCGAATAGGCTATCGGTTTTGGTTTGAGAAACCAACTTGTCTCTTGATTCTGAATTGTTTTGTGAATTGTGAAATACTACTGTGAGTTGTATCGATGCTCAATATCGTTGTGAGCCCATTGAGAGGCTTGTGGGTATGCACATACTAGTATTAAGATATCCTTGTGGGCCGAGCCATTGGCATTATAGGTAGAGACCTTGCTAGGGGGGAATCTTGGTCGCCTTGTCACAAGGCGCTATACGTGACCATGGTTAGATATTTAAGCATGAGTTTGGTTAATGAAATAGACCATTGACATGTGATTTGAGATTGGTCAATGGAATGGACCATTGACATGTGATTTGAGATTAGTCGATGGAATGGACCATCGTCGTTGATTATGTATGAGATTAATTAATGGAATAGACcattgatatttgatttgaagtttGTTGATTTAGATGAAGATTTTTGGCATTTATAAAGTTATTGTGGAAAGGTATAACTCACTTTtggttttgtatatatataaaccGTGATAACTAAAAGTAACgtgtatttaaatattttgttattCGCGGGACCGCACTTTACCGTGTATTATGACAGATGAAaggaaataatttatatttaaagtTGTGCTTATATTATCAAGCGAATTTGGGATTATTGAGTTCGGTTATGATTTTGTAAATATGCATAGTGGGTGCTCGATCCGCTTCGAAGAGGTACGCACTACTCAttgagctgtggttgctcatcCCTTTCTTTCCCAATCTTTTCAAGTTGCCAATAGAGCGAGAGCGTTATCAATGGCGACTTTTGAGAGTTCGATTTTGGGTGGCTTAAGGTTGCGTCCTTCGGAAGGGTGGACGGCCGTGTCATGCCCTTTTTCTGCTAGGAATTGGGGTGTGACATTAGCAAACCTTTTGGTTTCCCTTTCTAGATTCTGTTTTATGCATTTACAAGGATGTAAAATAGAGCTGCAAGAAATATGTCTTATATGAACTGTTAGGCAtatctttctcctttctttttccaattacTTGGAACAAAACTGTGTTTGCgaatttttggtagtttttctgTTTTAAGCTCTTTTGAATGGATTTTGTTTCATTGCTAACTTTACGTCACactgaatttttcaatcaaagtaGTTCTGGAGCAATGCATCGAAGCGCAATGCATCGAAGCCATTTCAATATAATTGTCAAACCCGCTTGAATTGGTTTTGTCTTCCATTCCCTCTCCTTGTGATTTCTTTTGCCGAGAAAATATCACACCTTCCCAATTAATGGCGTCACTTGAAGGAGTTCTCGACGTCGCCGACGACACTCTACTTCACATCTCTCCCGATGAGCCTCTGTTCCTCCTGTTATGCTACCAGAAACAGTCTTCATACCCGCCAACAGTTCATTGCAAGCTACTTATATCTTGTTCACCCATCAGGTATGAAGATTTCATTTAGTAATGAGACGACAATTGATTTATAGTGCCGACCTGTTAAAGTTAGTTAAAACAAGTCAAAACTAGAAGATCAAATTTACCCAAGCCAAATGAGGTTAGCATTGTTGAATCAATAGCTCATGCCAAAACAAAGTAAGCAATAAAGTCTTAGTATTTAGCAAGAATACACCATCATGGCATACGTACCTACACTCAAGAATTGCGGACACAATCCCATTCTCAACACcaaagagaaatgattatgtgtcAGTCCTTAATTCATCTTGAGATTAATAGTCCGTTCCGagccataaaaaataattaaaatttattatgaggtcaattctttcaagaatttgtaaCTCACCACATGCTGTTACTGTTAGTGTTGCACTCACCCAAAGATAGTTAACAATCAGAACATAACGATCATTCCTTTTCCCAGGTTGTTCCATTCCAAAACACTTTCCATTCTGAGTCGATTCCATTCCGGGATAATAGACATGTTGTTATAGCATACTCTTACCTAATAATGGAGAAAGAATGAATCAAAACAGTCGAACAAATTCAATTAATGGACTAAAATCCTTGAGAgccggaaaaaaagaaagaaaattgtggGTTTAATTCCTACAAAGAGCTGCAAAAATGTCTATTCCTGTAGAATTTCAACGGGGCTCGAGAGCGTCTAAGCAACAGAGCGGGGAGCGCTTATTCTTGTGTGTCCACGGCGTGGGGTTGGACTTCAATCTTCTTtcattgactctctctctctctcattgtgaAACAAAGTCGGACGAGGTTTATGCATTCTGTAACAATTGTGCTAAGGAAGCGGGATTTGACGTTAGAGTGCTCAACTCGTATATAAGAAAAGCCAGCGAGGAAAAACATGGTGCGGTATTTTGTTGTAGTCGTCAAGGGTACAAGATGGAAAAGCACTCAGTTAAGTCAAGACCGGGAAAAAGATACGGTCATCCAGCAATGGTTAGGGTACATCTAGTTGAGTCTCGTAAGTCGGAGATAATATAAGTTGTACTCGATCATTATCGTTTAACAACTCCTTGAAGTGCTAGATTGTTTTACATCACACGGGAATATTGACTccacaacaaaaagaaaaatcgagttcCACTTTGATGCAGGGATTTGAACCAATAAATTTCAAGCGTCGGTCGTTGAAGAAGGAGGGCATGAGAACTTaaatttggaagaaaaagatGTTAGAAATCATGTTACAATGTACAAAAGGTTGGAATTGCAACAAGGAGATGGGCGAgcactttttaattatttgtcaaCCCGTGCAATtgcaaaatctcaatttttattACGTGCTTGATTTGGATGATTAACAGAGATTGCATAATGTTTTTTGGCCGTACGCACGATCGAGAGACGTATACAGATATTTTGGAGATGTAGTCACAGCCACTTATTTGGTAAAATGCCTTTTGCTCCATTTGTCGGTATCAACCACCATGGTCAGtcagttttgttttgttttgttttgttttttggtcgaatgtcAGTCAGTTCTGTTAGGATGTGGTTTTCTTTCACATGAGACATCAAACTCTTTCATCTGGTTGTTTAAGGCATGGCTTGATTGCATGTCAGGGAATGCTCCTCAATCTATTATTACTGGC
This sequence is a window from Rhodamnia argentea isolate NSW1041297 chromosome 3, ASM2092103v1, whole genome shotgun sequence. Protein-coding genes within it:
- the LOC125314184 gene encoding circumsporozoite protein-like → MLNDELQEAPNAPPDPKRVELVASNAAVGVEPKAGVVEPDPKMGELGAPNANAVVGVEPKLGVVEVEPKAGVVEPDPKMGELGAPNANAAVGVEPKARVVEVEPKAGVVEPDPKMGELGAPNANAAVGVEPKAGVVEVEPKARVVEVEPKAGVVEVEPKAGVVEPGPKDRRTWCTKCKCGCRG